In Lolium rigidum isolate FL_2022 chromosome 7, APGP_CSIRO_Lrig_0.1, whole genome shotgun sequence, the DNA window TCTGACCAAAAGAAACACAACCTAGAACCTAGCTATGCCCAAAAACTACTAGCACACCATCTCTGCACACCCACGTGAAGGTGCTCTGCTCACACGTGAAGGAAGCTAGCCATCGATCTCTGCGCACGCGTGAAGGCAGCCACCAGTCATCAATCTCTCGCGCGAGTTCTTCCTCTATCTCCTCGCCGCCACCTACTCACGACGCGGCGCCGACAGCCCTCGCCTCCCTCGAGGCCGCCGAGCGCAAGGAGGCCTCGGGCGACCACCAGGAGGCCCTCGACCTCGCCCTCAAGGCGCTCGCCCCTGCAGGAGTCCCACGGCGGCTGGTCGCTCCCCGTCGCGCGCGCCCTCCGCCTCGCCGGCGCCGCGGCCTACGGCCTCGGCCTCCTCAATGACAGCCTCGACTCCCTCGACGCCGCAGCGGAGATCGTCGATTCCTTGCTGGGCAGGGGCGCCGAGGCGGCCACCGTCGGCGCGGCCGTGCTCGAGCAGCTGGCGCGCACCAAGATGGCCATGGGGCGCCGGTGGGACGCGGtggccgaccgccgccgccgtccgtgcCTTTTTTTTATTTGCTAAAAAGTTATCCCCGGCGTTTTGATCAAAACCGCCCGCGCTAAACTCGGTTACCCCCGGCGGTTTGCAAACGGCCGGCGGTAGCTACTTACCACCGGCGATACTACCGCCGGCGATTTGCAAACCGCCGGGGATAGCCCTTTTTGTTGTGCCGGTGGTaaccctttttctagtagtggatGGGCGCCGCCGGTGCGGGATTCAGGCTGAGGACCGAGGAGGGGGGACTTGGGCAGATTCCCGTGGCAGGGCGTCTCGGGTGGCCTGGGACTGGTGCAGATCTGGAGGGTCTCCGTGGGGATGAAACGGTAAAAGGGCAATTTGCAGTGTTATGACTGTTCAATACCCGTGTGTTGCTACGGTTTCTATTTTCTTTTATAATATGTTAGtataatatattttaaaattcatGTGTATGAAAAATATAGCCATAAGATATTTAAAAATCTATGAGATTATACCTTTTTTCAATGATGTTTGGACAATTGTTATAATTGATATCGTGTGAATATGAAATAAGCACCTGATTAATTATTTTTATTAACTAATATCTACTTAGATATTGTCGTACAACATTAGAGATATTGTCTCCTGCTTCATTTTCATGATACTTGAGAAAGAGTACCAAGAAATTCTTTCGGAACTCGTAACATTGATGCACAACAATAATTGCCATTACCATGTACATTTCAtgttgaataaaataaaataaatgcaacatAGACTACCCATCGTGCATATTGGATGAACCAATTATTTACCATCGCATAAGAGCATATTGTGAAACAACAAAATAACCATGTATGTTACCACGAAAAAGAAGCTTAGTATGTGTGCATATGAGTTGCTATATTTCGTCAAATGCATAGAGCACAATGTATGCTAAGTTTGGACCAATGTGAATGTATTTCTTTTGTCCCTCCCATCTGGCACCATGAGTATGGTTTCTAATATCATTGCGGTATACAATCTGTCACATTTTCTCTCATTAATCTCCTTCAATCAAACACCCCTCATCTACTATTAGAAATCGAAAGACATAGATACACTTGCGGATGGAAACAATGGTCATCTTTGTTTTTAGCTCCACTCCGCCTCCAACACGGCCCTGACCAGAGCAATCAAAAAACATTCAGTTCGCATGCCATTAGCTCCTTGCAAGTTGGTGCTTTCACACAGCACGTCAAAAAAATGTGCAGCAGTCCTGAAAGGATTTCTTCATACTTTTGGCTTGATTAACACATAGGTATACCTTACGGAAATGTTTCAGAAGTGTAGTAAACAAAACTCCTTGTCCGATATCCCTTGTTGGTGGGAAGAGTGACATACCACCATCACGGCGATGACCCCCGAAGATTTCCCAGTTTAATCTTGCAGAATAAGGTCCTGAAAAAATTATTCAGGTAACGTCATTTAGTTTAGTATCTAAAATATTGTTGCTGATAAAAAACCCATCGATGCACACTTATAATAAGAAAAGATGGTATTTTCACAAACATATATCTATAAGTTGACTTCCTACACCAAGGTCATAGTTTCGTATCTAAAATATTTTTGCCAATGAAAAACCATCGATGCACACTTCTGATAAGAAAAGATGGTATTTTCACAAAACATACATTGCATAGGTTGACTTTGTACACTAATGAATAACTGAAATTTTTCTTAGTATTAAAGTTGGACGGTTAGATATTAAGCGGGATGTTAAAGATAAGATTGGACGGTCTTAATGCTCCtgatctttgacatcaaacattttttaTGACATACAGACTGCAATATAATAATAAAGATATGGTGGGAGGGCAAATCGGCCAATAAAAAGTTAGACAGAAATCAGAAACTTTAGCTCATTTATATTAGGTATAGATAATCAGAATCGGTGTCTTCATTTCTCGTGCATATCAAACATTCATGCTAGCTCATACATTCAGGCTTAAGGGCACGTAtaatggggtgatgtcagccttcccttaaagatgccacgtcagatttttgcttagttggagcagagagaatgaagagagaaaaggatgccttcccttagctaagggatcatctcttaggaattaagggaagactattttctccattgtatcacatatgtctttccttagcaacaaatttcctaccaaaatttaattattaatattaGTTGGTAGAGATGGCAGTAAGAGATAATGcgttgtatgacttatatctaatgcCTTCTCTAACTGATGTGGCAGGGTAAGAGAAGGCATgctttctctaccattgtacatgccctaaggcaTATTCTGAGGATAGCACATCGCATGTTGCCAGACATCGTGAATCATGTTCTCCACattttattatcatcatcatctcaAAAATACGTGGATGGTCACTTTAATGGCACTTAACCGATAGATAGTAAATATGATAATGATGATAGGCCACATACATCCAGAGTTTCATGTGACATTACATAGAACATATTTGTAGGTGCTAGATCAAACCAAGACCTGAAGCAGCTCTAGTACCTATAAGGCAAGAAAGCACCGGCAAGCAAATAACAACTAATCAACCAGCTACCAGCCTAGTACGATTTATTCAGAACCAGGGGATAACTCAATAACCCAACCACCTTCTTTTTCTAACCTGCCTCCCTTTTTGGCTTGGAAATACTGTCGGAGCAGGCCCACACTTTTGCGGCAGCCAATCTTTTTTATCCAAACGGGTCTTGAAGCTAATATTGATTTCATACTGAGCCCCCAATATACGCATGCGTTTTAACCAGAAGAACTTCTTGGCCAATTCATGTGTCTCCGCCTTTTTTTCCACGAAACATTTCTTCACATGCATTGAGAATTGCTCCCTTGATTTCTTATCAATATGAGGTGATCGCAACACGGTGTACAAGGATCGCGATTCAGGCAACCCAACCTTGCGCATGTAAGGCTCAAGCCCACTCAGATTGTCCTTTTGGCTATTGAAAGATTTCATCACGATGCGTATCTTGGCAGGCAAGCTTTCAGACTGCATCCTCTTTGGGTACACATCTTCCTTGGTCTCCTCAATAGGCTTGCCAACCTAGATCAATTAACAAACCTGGTACTATTTAGTTAGAAGAAAAGTAGTATACACGAATTTTCTTCTCAACAATTAATCCGGTAGACTTTTTTCTAATATAATTTCCTTCAGTAAGATATATATACTGATTTGCAATCTACTACCGAAACTCATGGAAAAAAATCTGGAAAATTTGTACACATCATTGTAATGTCCAGCGTAGCCTACGGTGTGGTGACCACAGCTAGGGTTTGTGGCGAAGGGAATTAGGATCGAGGAAAAacttcaagaggaggaagaagaagagacagGAACAAGACTGAAATTCAATTCCTTCATAAGTTCATAGGTCGTTCCAACATTGGACTCACTGGCCATTACATGTATATCCACTCACACTCAGCACACAGACCGCCAGCCCAGGCCCAAGGCCCAACTAAACACGACTCCAGCGATACTGAAACACTACAGTTAACTGAACCTGTCGAAAGCAGGTACAAATTCAGAGATACACCAACCCTGTTACAATAATTCTAGTATTTACTCTACCTATCTTTCAAAATGTAAGTTTAGACACAACCTATGTACGAGTAATGGCTAAGAGAAATTTCAGAGAGCGATAATTCTTAAACATTGTTACAATATTCTTGTTTATGTTTACTCTGAACAAAGGTAATGTTTAAACTTCAAATTTTAAACATAGATAGAGCAAATTTAGAGATAATAATTAACAGAAGTTTTGTACCTAGGGTTCCAAAACTAAATTGCACCTAGGGTTCCAACTATCCAGCGGTATGAACCTGATCACGgaggcccctctcccctcccctcgctaatctagcacaaaaataacccaccgCTAGATCGCGCGGACACCCCGAAACCCTGGTCGCACACGCGCAGATCTGGGATCGGACGGGGACGTGCTCGGGGCTATAGAAAATACCTCCGTGGCGAGGGCCCTGCGGCTgatggagccggcggcggcgcgggaggccaGGCGGTGGGCGGCGTGGCGcagcattttttttttcttcctttccctCGGGTCTGAGCTCGGGGATGTGTGGGTGCTGAATGAATGAATTGGGGTTCCCTGCGATTTGGAGTGGAGAGAATGGAGGCGCTGTTGCCTTTTCGGGCTGGGCTGCTTCCGCTGGAATCAATCCAGCGCCTCTGCAACTGGGCTGCGTTTGATGGTCATATTGATCTGCTCCGTTCctaaaaaaaaaagttgagaACCATAAAATTTGGCAAACGCATGTAATTTTTTTATGCTAAAAAAAATCTCTAATATAGTAAAAAAATCTCGaatgtaatttttttatatgtAGCATTTTTTAAAATGGGCCTAACGGTTATTTGAAGGTTTCAATATTTGTCGTTTCTAATTTAGAATACGTGTTGCTGAATAATAATCTGTTTGTTGCAATGCCAAGCAGTCCAGCCAGGCGATTGCTTCAGATTTGTGCATCCCTGCTCTTAGTATACATACCTTTCGTGCACCGTGGTTTTCCTGATTCGTACCTTCTAATATGCACGTGGTGGTGATGTCGCTTGTGGAATCCCCTCAGTGGCGTCGGAAGGCCACCGATTTCTTCTCTTCATCCAGTACGTGCTGCAGTAACACTCTCCTCGTTCGCTGTTGTTCTTATGCCTACTTATCTAATACTGGCATGGCATATATATTGGGTGAAGCTGTGTTTGTGTGCACTGCTGGATTACTAAAAGAAGTGATGTTTCGTGGCAGAGAACCATATTTGtgttctactccctccggtcggataaAATCGACGCGGAGTGGTGCTGAGGGTATAGCTAACGTATGTATGTGTCCGCGTCGATTAAAAAAGTCCAGAGGTAGTATTTATTTATATGTGAATTCCCCTTTCAATTCTGAATGTTGGATGTGGATGTTTCGGGGGTGCAGGCTTCAAGCTGAAGCAGGCAGGACAGAGGATAACATAGCTGATATCGCTGGGAAGGTCGGATCAATGGTGAAGAGCCGTTGGGCTATCTTCCAGGATGCTAGGCAGCGACCGCCGCCACCAGGCGATACCATGCAGGAACGCTTCATCTCTGCTGCTGCCAACATGGGTGTGATTCTGAGGAAGGGTATTTCAGAAACAAAGGAGAAGGTTGCAGTGGGGAAGGTCAAAGTTGAAGAGGTATATGAGCTTGGGAAAAAATTTGCTTCCAGTTTTTCTTTCTTCACTTGAAGCTTAACTTGCTCCACCATGAATACATAATTTATACTTTTATTACAGTTTTTATTTGCTTAACTTGTTCCACCATGAATACAGAATTTATACTTTGATTGCAGTTTTGTAACCTACTACTCTTTAGATCAAGGTCCATTTACGCAAAATAACTATCAGTAAGTAGTTCATGTATGATGCCACCATTATATCTCCTAAGTGGGCTGCATCATCACCAGCCAAAACTTGAAATAGTTTTACAGCTTGGTTATTGACATCCTAAGATGCAGTTAGGAGATATTTGTTTGTATTTGCGCAATAGCTTGTATTCCAGGGAGTCTTAAGACCATAATAAATACTATTAACAACATAACCTTAGATCACATGTTCGAGTTCTATCTTTGCATGCTTGCTATGATTCCTTGTGTTACAAAAAGTGGCTTCGTGAGACTGAGTTTGGTGGTTCTGTTCTATGTGCTTCCTTGTAGGCTGCTAAAAAAACTGCGGACAAAAGCAAAATTATTTTGAACAACATTGAATGCTGGCAGAAGGTTTGTGAACTTATGTTACTTTGCAATACAAGATCCCTTTGTTTGGGTAGGATGCTGATTCTTAGTTTCTTCTGATTCCTTTTCACATGGAGTTGCCAGTACCGATGGTGAGTTTACAGTTGTAATGTATTTCTGTCCTGGTTCTTAACACAACTAAAATGTCTTGTATCATGCTGGAAATTCTGCAACTGTCAACACCGGGATGTAGCTACATCAAAATCTTATTTTGACAAATTGATTTgtgttactccctccggttcacattaaatgactcaattttgtctagatacacaTGCATCTAATCCAAAAACTTAACTAAATTCATACGAATCTAGACAAAGTAGAGtctattaatatgaaccggagggagtatttactTCTATCTACTGATGATCAGTTGTTTGGATTTGAACTCTttgattttcaataatatttcctTATAAGCTTGCAGTCTTTGGTGTTCCTATTGAAGCCACCGTACAACGAGAGCAATCTGGTAAAGTTGTGCCCCTGATACTGGTGAAGTGTGCAGACTACATGGCTATATCAGGTGAAATCTGTGAAAATACATAGATGTTGGTCCCTTACTAGTTACTATGTATTGTTCCGGATCTGATGTCTGAAACTTTTGTAGCGCTTAAATGCGAGTCTAGCACCAGGTGGGACTAATTAGATGTATTCTTGACTCATTTTATGAAAAAAAAGATGCTTGATGCCCTATAGTAGGTTGTCAAGTTATCGTGAATGCTAACTTTCCAGTATGAGTCGATAACTGAGCTTGTGCAACTGCCAAGAAAGTTGTCACCATGAATGAGGTTTCAACTTTTTCCAAAAGCCGAAGCGTGAATTTAGCCGCCCATCTGTAAACTGCCAAGTCATGACCGTAAATGAGGGGTCAACTTAATCTAAAGGCGGGCTCAACTTAGTCAGAACACTGAAAAAGAAATGTGAATATAGCTACCTGTCTGTTTACTACTTTTACATTTCATGAACTAAGAGATGCCCCCAGAGACTTTTGGCGACACATATGCCTGATCTGACCAGAGCCTTTTTATAGTCGGGTCTTGCTATGATGCATGTTTTGATCCAACATTTGAGCTACTGTTTGTTGGGGAAGAGATAGGGAGAGGTGTATACTGGAAGAAGGTAAAAAGTGAGTGACCGAGCAATGGCCGTGTTATTGGAGAGGGAGGCCGGATGTTGTGGCAGCGAGATAGGTTTGCAGTGGATGGTCTAATCTGGAGTCTCTTGTGAGCAAAGGGGATAAATTATACTCTATCTCTTTCTAAGAAGTT includes these proteins:
- the LOC124678530 gene encoding ribosomal protein S10, mitochondrial-like — protein: MLRHAAHRLASRAAAGSISRRALATEVGKPIEETKEDVYPKRMQSESLPAKIRIVMKSFNSQKDNLSGLEPYMRKVGLPESRSLYTVLRSPHIDKKSREQFSMHVKKCFVEKKAETHELAKKFFWLKRMRILGAQYEINISFKTRLDKKDWLPQKCGPAPTVFPSQKGRQVRKRRWLGY